Proteins from one Telopea speciosissima isolate NSW1024214 ecotype Mountain lineage chromosome 1, Tspe_v1, whole genome shotgun sequence genomic window:
- the LOC122666170 gene encoding mannan endo-1,4-beta-mannosidase 6, translated as MSVPLERIHDLGDIDGDEWRMVEKKGNQFMVNDQPFYINGFNTYWLMVFAVDQSTRGKVSEIFREASSVGLTVCRTWAFNDGQWRALQKSPSFYDEDVFKALDFVISEAKKYKIRLILSLVNNWEAYGGKAQYVKWGNADGLKLSSDDDFFSDSTLKTYYKNHVKTVLNRVNTLTNVTYKDDPTIFAWELMNEPRCPSDPSGDKLQAWIQEMAIYVKTIDPNHLLEIGLEGFYGSSTPDRVHFNPNTVAQQVGTDFIRNHRALGVDFASVHIYADSWISQSISDAHIQFVKSWMGAHIEDAEKTLGMPVVFAEFGVSVRDAGYNASFRDTLISTVYNTILASTKKGGSGGGSLLWQLFPDGTDYMDDGYAIVLSKSQSTSNIISLQSTRLMIFNSLCSMRCHWGCKKKNVLDGFLYLNDL; from the exons ATGTCTGTACCACTAGAGCG GATTCATGATTTGGGTGATATTGATGGTGATGAGTGGAGGATggtggagaagaaaggaaaccaATTCATGGTTAATGACCAGCCCTTTTACATTAATGGGTTCAATACCTACTGGTTGATGGTCTTTGCCGTTGATCAATCAACCAGGGGCAAGGTCAGTGAGATCTTCCGAGAGGCCTCTTCTGTGGGTCTTACTGTCTGTAGGACTTGGGCTTTTAACGATGGCCAATGGAGAGCACTTCAGAAATCTCCTTCATTTTACGACGAAGACGTTTTCAAG GCACTGGATTTTGTAATCAGTGAGGCCAAGAAGTACAAGATCAGGCTTATCTTGTCCTTGGTTAACAATTGGGAGGCATATGGAGGCAAAGCACAATATGTAAAATGGGGAAATGCTGATGGCCTGAAACTATCTTCAGATGATGATTTTTTCTCCGATTCTACTCTTAAAACCTACTATAAGAATCATGTCAAG ACAGTTCTTAATAGAGTCAACACATTAACAAATGTGACCTACAAGGACGACCCCACAATTTTCGCTTGGGAGTTGATGAATGAGCCTCGATGTCCCTCGGATCCTTCTGGGGATAAATTGCAG GCCTGGATACAAGAAATGGCAATCTATGTGAAAACGATTGACCCAAATCATCTATTGGAGATCGGATTGGAAGGATTTTATGGTTCCTCAACGCCTGATAGAGTTCATTTCAACCCAAACACAGTTGCTCAACAAGTGGGAACAGATTTTATTCGGAACCACCGAGCTCTGGGTGTTGATTTTGCCTCTGTTCACATCTATGCAGACTCTTG GATTTCGCAATCAATTTCTGATGCTCACATCCAATTTGTCAAGTCATGGATGGGAGCTCACATCGAAGATGCTGAGAAGACACTTGGAATGCCTGTTGTCTTTGCCGAGTTTGGTGTATCAGTAAGAGATGCTGGTTATAATGCTTCATTCAGAGATACCCTTATTAGTACAGTCTACAACACCATCTTGGCATCCACAAAGAAAGGAGGGAGTGGTGGTGGGAGCCTTTTATGGCAACTTTTTCCAGATGGAACAGATTACATGGACGATGGGTATGCAATTGTTCTCTCTAAATCCCAATCGACATCAAATATCATTTCTCTCCAATCTACAAGGCTTATGATCTTCAATTCCCTGTGTTCTATGAGGTGCCATTGGGGATGCAAGAAAAAGAATGTTTTGGATGGCTTTCTTTACCTTAATGATCTTTGA